A region from the Toxotes jaculatrix isolate fToxJac2 chromosome 2, fToxJac2.pri, whole genome shotgun sequence genome encodes:
- the LOC121198698 gene encoding olfactory receptor 11H2-like, translating into MTLMDDEFNVTYITLGGLVEVDRYKYLYFLIVFTAYILIICFNGTIVSLIWIHRNLHEPMYIFIAALLLNSVVFSSAMCPKLLIDFLSEKQIISYSACLLQFFLCYSLSASEFLLLSAMAYDRYVSICKPLQYPTIMNKTTVSIFLALAWIVPACETAVPVILSSDVKLCHLILDGIICNNSLYNLHCVSSRARTILGVVAVIITALFPLLFILFTYTRILVIAYQSCKNVRKKAAQTCLPHLMVLFSFFCLCAYDIIIVRLGSDFPKTARLIMTLQTILYHPLFNPIIYGLNMKEISKHLKSLFCQTKVI; encoded by the coding sequence ATGACATTAATGGATGATGAATTTAATGTCACATATATAACTCTTGGTGGTCTTGTAGAAGTGGATAGATACAAATATCTTTATTTCTTGATAGTTTTTACTGCATATATTCTCATAATCTGCTTTAATGGCACCATTGTGAGTCTCATCTGGATTCACAGAAACCTCCATGAGcctatgtacattttcattgcagctttgcTGCTGAActctgttgttttcagcagTGCTATGTGCCCAAAGTTGTTGATTGACTTtttatcagaaaaacagatcatatcATATTCAGCCTGTCTCCTTCAGTTTTTTCTGTGTTACTCCTTAAGTGCTTCAGAATTCTTGctgttgtcagccatggcctatgacaggtatgtgtctatatgtaaacctctgcaataTCCAACTATCATGAACAAAACAACTGTCAGTATTTTTTTGGCTTTAGCTTGGATTGTACCTGCTTGTGAGACTGCAGTTCCAGTTATACTGAGTTCTGATGTGAAACTGTGTCATTTAATTTTAGATGGAATAATCTGCAACAACTCACTTTACAATCTCCACTGTGTGAGTTCAAGAGCACGAACTATATTGggtgttgttgctgtgataaTCACTGCActtttccctctgctcttcatACTTTTTACATATACTAGGATACTTGTAATAGCTTATCaaagttgtaaaaatgtgaggaaaaaagctgcacagacctgtttacctcacctgATGGTTTTATTCAGTTTCTTCTGTTTATGCGCATATGATATTATTATAGTTCGACTGGGGTCTGATTTTCCAAAAACTGCACGTTTAATTATGACTTTACAGACGATTCTGTATCATCCTCTCTTCAATCCAATTATATATGGACTAAACATGAAAGAAATATCTAAACACCTGAAGAGTTTGTTCTGTCAAACCAAAGTCATCTAA
- the LOC121199206 gene encoding olfactory receptor 11H2-like, whose protein sequence is MDDEFNVTYITFGGHVEVYKYRYLYFLIVFTVYILIICFNCTIVSLIWIHRNLHEPMYIFIAALLINSVVFSTNIYPKLLIDFLSEKQIISYSACLLQFYLFYTLGCSEFLLLSAMAYDRYVSICKPLQYPTIMRKNTVCIFLALSWIIPVCEIAVPVIMSADVKLCNLILDGIICNNSLYNLHCVSSRARTIFGVVGVIITALLPLLFILFTYTRILVISYQSCRNVRKKAAQTCLPHLMVLFSYSCLCAYDIIIVRLGSDFPKTARLIMTLQLILYHPLFNPIIYGLKMKEISKHLKSLFCQTKVI, encoded by the coding sequence ATGGATGATGAATTTAATGTGACATATATAACATTTGGTGGGCATGTGGAAGTGTATAAATACAGATATCTTTATTTTTTGATCGTGTTTACAGTGTATATTTTAATCATCTGCTTTAATTGCACCATTGTGAGCCTCATCTGGATTCACAGAAACCTCCATGAGcctatgtacattttcattgcagctttgtTAATCAACTCTGTTGTTTTCAGCACTAATATTTACCCAAAGTTGTTAATTGACTTTTTATCTGAAAAACAGATCATATCATATTCTGCTTGTCtccttcagttttatttattttatactttagGATGTTCAGAATTCTTGctgttgtcagccatggcctatgacaggtatgtgtctatatgtaaacctctgcaatatccaactatcatgagaaaaaacactgtttgtatttttttggctttatctTGGATTATACCTGTTTGTGAGATTGCAGTTCCAGTTATAATGAGTGCAGATGTGAAactgtgtaatttaattttagaTGGAATAATCTGCAACAACTCACTTTACAATCTCCACTGTGTGAGTTCAAGGGCACGAACTATATTTGGTGTTGTTGGTGTGATAATCACTGcacttctccctctgctcttcataCTTTTTACATATACTAGGATACTTGTAATATCTTATCAAAGTTGTagaaatgtgaggaaaaaagctgcacagacctgtttacctcacctgATGGTTTTATTCAGTTACTCCTGTTTATGTGCATATGATATTATTATAGTTCGACTGGGGTCTGATTTTCCAAAAACTGCACGTTTAATTATGACTTTACAGTTGATTCTGTATCATCCTCTCTTCAATCCAATTATATATGgactaaaaatgaaagaaatatctAAACACCTGAAGAGTTTGTTCTGTCAAACCAAAGTCATCTAA